In Zhaonella formicivorans, one DNA window encodes the following:
- a CDS encoding ACT domain-containing protein: MKVKQISVFLENKSGRLAAVTAVLAKHGINIRALSIADTSDFGILRLIVDQPDKAFEVLKQEDFTVSVTDVIGVEMPDQPGGLAQVLAELEKAEINIEYLYAFLGKAPGGALVVFKVENIDTAIEKLLASGVKLLPGETLYKM; this comes from the coding sequence ATGAAAGTCAAGCAAATCTCAGTTTTCCTGGAAAATAAGTCCGGAAGGCTGGCAGCAGTTACTGCCGTTTTAGCCAAACATGGTATTAATATCAGGGCCTTATCTATTGCCGACACTTCGGATTTCGGCATTTTGCGGCTAATAGTGGACCAGCCGGATAAAGCCTTTGAAGTATTGAAGCAGGAAGACTTTACTGTAAGCGTGACTGATGTAATCGGTGTAGAGATGCCAGACCAGCCCGGCGGCTTGGCACAAGTACTGGCTGAGCTGGAAAAAGCAGAAATCAATATCGAATACTTGTATGCATTCCTGGGGAAAGCTCCTGGCGGCGCCTTGGTGGTGTTTAAGGTGGAGAATATTGATACCGCAATTGAAAAATTGCTTGCCAGCGGCGTAAAGTTGTTGCCGGGAGAAACGCTGTACAAGATGTAA
- the tnpB gene encoding IS66 family insertion sequence element accessory protein TnpB (TnpB, as the term is used for proteins encoded by IS66 family insertion elements, is considered an accessory protein, since TnpC, encoded by a neighboring gene, is a DDE family transposase.), with protein sequence MINEITNQEVYLACGSTDLRKSIDSLAVLVKESFNLDPFSPCLFVFCNRNRDKLKILQWDHNGFWLYYRRLEKGKFDWPEKNTDILSISYRQLRWLLDGLSLKETRGHQEVKERTII encoded by the coding sequence ATGATTAATGAAATTACAAACCAGGAAGTATATCTGGCCTGCGGCAGCACAGATCTTAGAAAATCCATAGACAGCCTGGCAGTACTGGTCAAAGAAAGCTTTAACCTGGATCCCTTCAGCCCCTGCTTATTTGTCTTTTGCAACCGCAACCGGGACAAACTAAAGATCCTGCAGTGGGACCATAACGGTTTCTGGCTCTACTACCGGCGCCTGGAGAAAGGTAAGTTTGACTGGCCAGAAAAAAACACCGATATATTAAGCATCAGCTACCGGCAGCTGCGCTGGCTGTTAGATGGCTTATCACTGAAAGAAACCCGGGGCCATCAGGAAGTAAAAGAGCGCACCATAATATAA
- a CDS encoding type IV toxin-antitoxin system AbiEi family antitoxin domain-containing protein, producing MVGYAELSKMNTFTLNDVCNLVGNKKTASSLVLRLSKKGLVKKIRNNLYTCINVADGQVIASKYHIACAINETAYISHHSAFEYMGISNQVFYEIYVSSSKRFTDFEFEGITYRYVPSQFDLGVVSPKNTKGIRITSLERTIVDSIKDFEKIGGLEELLNCITSIPYLDENQLIKYLSAYDMQFLYQKTGFILEHYKDQLHLSGEFIDYCKSKIGKSTRYLTKESTKYDSQWKLVVPDGIFQMVEQGGMPLV from the coding sequence ATGGTCGGATATGCAGAGCTTTCAAAAATGAATACCTTTACTTTGAATGATGTATGCAATCTTGTAGGCAATAAAAAAACGGCCTCTTCTCTTGTGTTAAGACTTTCTAAAAAGGGGCTTGTAAAAAAAATCAGAAACAATCTTTATACTTGCATTAACGTAGCTGACGGACAGGTGATAGCTTCTAAGTATCATATTGCCTGTGCAATAAATGAAACTGCTTATATATCGCATCATTCTGCTTTCGAATATATGGGAATATCCAATCAGGTATTTTACGAAATATATGTATCATCTTCTAAAAGGTTTACTGATTTTGAATTTGAAGGCATAACTTATAGATATGTTCCTTCACAATTTGATTTGGGAGTAGTTTCTCCAAAAAACACAAAGGGGATTCGGATTACTTCGTTAGAGCGTACTATAGTGGATAGTATAAAGGATTTTGAAAAAATAGGAGGACTGGAAGAACTCCTAAATTGCATCACTTCCATCCCTTATTTAGATGAGAATCAATTAATCAAATATTTGTCTGCTTATGATATGCAGTTTTTATATCAGAAAACAGGATTTATACTGGAGCATTATAAAGATCAGCTGCATCTTTCCGGTGAATTTATAGATTACTGTAAAAGTAAAATCGGAAAAAGCACCAGATATTTAACGAAAGAAAGCACTAAGTACGATAGTCAATGGAAATTGGTTGTCCCCGATGGCATTTTTCAAATGGTAGAGCAGGGAGGAATGCCCCTTGTATAA
- a CDS encoding nucleotidyl transferase AbiEii/AbiGii toxin family protein gives MYNYDKNYISQSASKFGFIRDTLEKVYRLADILEYINSVPILKGKLALKGGTAINLIIFNLPRLSVDIDLDYLGNDSKEEMLQNRMMINTALAKFMALNGYKLSPKTKTPHSLDSWIYEYVNCGGNKDTIKIEINYSLRAHVFPVQEMKIITEHFESEYNLNCLNALEIFGSKINALISRAAARDLYDVYNMIKFRLFDESEEQLLRKCVVFYAAISAREINKSFDTGAIDGITKYKIRTDLLPVLTKHDSFDVDSAKKATKEYISELMVLTSQEQEFLERFEAKEYKPELLFDDADIICRIKSHPMALWKIRQ, from the coding sequence TTGTATAACTATGACAAAAACTATATTTCTCAAAGTGCGTCCAAATTTGGATTTATCCGGGATACATTGGAAAAGGTATATCGATTGGCGGATATTTTAGAATATATAAACAGTGTTCCAATATTGAAGGGTAAATTAGCTTTAAAAGGCGGAACTGCAATAAATTTAATAATATTCAATCTTCCAAGATTATCTGTGGATATTGACCTTGATTATTTAGGCAATGACAGTAAAGAAGAAATGCTGCAAAACAGAATGATGATAAACACAGCTCTTGCAAAATTTATGGCGCTTAACGGTTACAAGCTCAGTCCCAAAACTAAAACACCTCACAGTCTTGATTCTTGGATTTATGAGTATGTTAATTGCGGTGGCAACAAAGATACCATTAAGATAGAAATTAACTATTCTTTAAGAGCGCATGTTTTCCCGGTACAAGAAATGAAAATCATTACAGAACACTTTGAAAGTGAATATAATTTGAATTGCCTTAATGCTCTTGAGATTTTCGGCAGCAAGATTAATGCACTTATAAGCAGAGCTGCGGCACGAGATTTATATGATGTTTACAATATGATTAAGTTTAGGCTGTTTGATGAAAGTGAAGAACAGCTTCTCAGAAAATGTGTGGTGTTCTACGCTGCAATATCTGCCAGGGAAATAAATAAAAGCTTTGATACAGGGGCTATTGATGGCATTACAAAATATAAAATCAGGACTGATTTGCTTCCGGTGTTAACCAAACATGATTCATTTGACGTGGATTCAGCTAAAAAAGCCACAAAGGAGTATATATCAGAATTAATGGTATTAACATCTCAGGAACAGGAATTCTTGGAGCGGTTTGAAGCAAAAGAGTATAAGCCGGAGCTGCTGTTCGATGATGCTGATATTATTTGTCGCATCAAATCACATCCAATGGCATTGTGGAAGATCAGACAGTGA
- the tnpA gene encoding IS66 family insertion sequence element accessory protein TnpA codes for MDKNLAEIWEQRLREHEQSGQTIASWCKHNNIRTNQFFYWRRKLRPEKKARPAPNKMDSRT; via the coding sequence ATGGACAAAAACCTAGCTGAAATCTGGGAACAACGGCTCAGGGAACATGAGCAAAGTGGCCAAACCATTGCCAGCTGGTGCAAACACAACAATATCAGAACCAACCAGTTTTTCTACTGGCGCCGCAAACTACGGCCAGAAAAAAAAGCAAGACCAGCCCCAAATAAAATGGATAGCCGTACCTAA
- a CDS encoding SpoVR family protein has product MNSQEELALLQEIKKIAVKAREFGLDFYDTYFEICPADILHTVAAYGMPVRFGHWSFGKSFFKIKSKYDYNLNRIYELVINANPCYAFLLDSNSPVQNKAVIAHVFAHSDFFKNNYYFSHTSRQMLDSMAVHAERITGFADRYGAREVEIVLDAVLSIQEHINPHVFCQTKEGAHDCDQKDLLLCIAKYGHYLEEWQRELIMLVREEMLYFWPQLQTKILNEGWATYWHTRIMHTLPLDSAEAVEFAKLNANITMRSGPNLNPYLIGFKLLEHIAANFGEQQLFNVREAENDLSLVRNYLTPELLTELDLYVYQSIGHEWVVVSTDPEEVKKELLKMLVNCGFPTILVADLDYQSKGELYLRHRYEDAELDIPFLEKTLPRIYLLWGRGVHLETVVDNRPVVFSYDGQKNSRHFL; this is encoded by the coding sequence GTGAACTCGCAGGAGGAACTCGCTCTTTTACAGGAAATAAAAAAAATCGCTGTCAAGGCCAGGGAGTTTGGGCTTGACTTTTATGATACATACTTTGAAATTTGCCCCGCCGATATTTTGCATACGGTGGCTGCTTACGGGATGCCGGTGCGTTTCGGGCATTGGAGTTTCGGCAAAAGTTTTTTCAAAATCAAGAGCAAGTACGACTATAACCTGAACAGGATTTATGAGTTGGTGATTAACGCCAACCCTTGCTATGCTTTTTTGCTGGACAGCAATTCACCGGTGCAGAACAAGGCTGTAATTGCCCATGTTTTTGCCCACAGCGATTTTTTTAAGAACAACTATTATTTCAGCCATACTTCCAGGCAGATGCTGGACTCCATGGCTGTTCACGCCGAGCGGATTACTGGCTTTGCTGACCGGTATGGGGCCAGGGAGGTAGAGATAGTCCTGGATGCGGTGTTATCCATTCAGGAACACATCAACCCTCATGTTTTTTGCCAAACAAAGGAAGGCGCTCATGATTGCGATCAGAAGGATTTGCTGCTCTGTATTGCGAAATACGGGCATTACCTGGAAGAGTGGCAGCGGGAATTAATCATGCTGGTTAGGGAAGAAATGCTTTACTTTTGGCCCCAACTGCAGACTAAGATTTTAAACGAAGGTTGGGCTACTTACTGGCATACCCGGATCATGCATACATTGCCGCTGGACTCTGCGGAAGCCGTAGAGTTTGCCAAACTCAATGCAAATATTACCATGCGCAGCGGGCCAAATTTGAACCCTTATTTAATTGGTTTCAAGCTCTTGGAACATATTGCCGCTAATTTCGGGGAGCAGCAACTGTTCAATGTAAGGGAGGCTGAAAATGACCTGTCCTTGGTGCGCAATTATTTAACCCCGGAGTTGTTAACGGAACTTGACCTCTATGTCTATCAAAGCATTGGACACGAATGGGTTGTTGTATCCACTGACCCGGAGGAAGTGAAAAAAGAGTTATTAAAAATGCTTGTTAACTGCGGTTTCCCCACAATACTCGTAGCCGATCTTGATTATCAATCCAAAGGGGAATTGTATCTGCGGCACCGGTACGAGGATGCGGAACTGGACATACCTTTTTTGGAAAAAACCTTGCCGCGGATTTATTTATTATGGGGACGCGGGGTCCATTTGGAAACGGTGGTGGATAACAGGCCGGTGGTTTTCAGTTACGACGGACAGAAAAACAGCCGCCACTTCTTATAG
- the hisC gene encoding histidinol-phosphate transaminase: MADRKLPVARKALETIKPYVPGKPIEEVERELGIKNAVKMASNENPLGPSPRAVVAMQELVHKVHLYPDGSCHYLRGKLADAVGVGPDQIIVGNGSDEIIKLLAETYINPGNSAVMANPSFSEYDFAVNLMGGECRQIACVDFKHDLESMAKAITPDTKLVFICNPNNPTGTIVTKTEVGAFMSRVPEDVVVVFDEAYYEYVSHPEYCSGLEYVKKGFKNVIVLRTFSKIYGLSGLRVGYGIAHPELISWISRTREPFNVNSMAQVAARAAIDDEEHVALSREENQKGKELLYGKFEEMDLPYWPTETNFIWVNIKTDCRPVFQAMLREGVIIRTGDIFGFPEFIRVTIGTEEQNQRFIRALTKVLGK; this comes from the coding sequence ATGGCAGACAGGAAGTTGCCGGTGGCACGGAAAGCTTTGGAAACCATTAAACCTTACGTGCCGGGAAAACCAATTGAAGAAGTTGAAAGAGAATTAGGGATTAAAAACGCAGTTAAAATGGCCTCCAATGAAAACCCCTTAGGCCCTTCGCCCAGAGCGGTCGTGGCCATGCAGGAACTGGTGCATAAAGTCCACCTCTACCCTGACGGGTCCTGCCATTATTTGCGGGGAAAATTAGCTGACGCCGTGGGGGTCGGACCTGACCAGATTATTGTAGGCAACGGCTCAGATGAAATTATCAAATTGTTGGCTGAAACCTACATTAACCCGGGAAACAGCGCGGTCATGGCCAACCCCAGTTTTTCTGAATATGATTTTGCCGTTAATCTCATGGGAGGGGAATGCAGGCAGATCGCATGTGTCGATTTTAAACATGATCTGGAGAGCATGGCAAAAGCTATCACTCCCGATACAAAACTGGTGTTTATCTGCAACCCCAACAACCCCACGGGCACCATTGTTACCAAAACAGAAGTTGGTGCTTTTATGTCCCGGGTCCCGGAGGACGTGGTGGTAGTATTTGACGAGGCTTATTATGAATATGTAAGCCATCCCGAATACTGCTCCGGACTGGAATATGTTAAGAAAGGCTTTAAAAATGTCATTGTTTTGCGCACTTTTTCAAAGATATACGGCTTATCGGGGCTGAGGGTCGGATACGGTATCGCCCATCCTGAGCTTATTTCATGGATTAGCAGGACGAGAGAGCCATTTAACGTTAATTCCATGGCTCAGGTAGCAGCCAGAGCGGCCATAGATGATGAAGAACATGTGGCTCTAAGCAGGGAAGAAAACCAAAAGGGCAAGGAACTGCTATACGGGAAGTTTGAGGAAATGGATCTACCCTACTGGCCCACGGAAACTAATTTTATCTGGGTCAATATTAAAACTGACTGCAGGCCGGTGTTCCAGGCCATGTTGAGGGAAGGGGTCATAATCCGGACAGGTGACATTTTCGGGTTCCCTGAATTTATCAGGGTGACTATCGGTACGGAAGAACAAAACCAGAGATTCATCCGGGCGCTGACCAAAGTACTGGGGAAATAA
- a CDS encoding phenylacetate--CoA ligase, whose protein sequence is MPREELQELQLERLQQTVERAYHNVPHYRKAMQEVGAEPGDIKSLQDLQKLPFTYKTDLRDNYPYGMFAVPLSEVVRIHSSSGTTGKPTVVGYTRNDLNVWSELMARSLTCGGATKNDVIHNAYGYGLFTGGLGIHYGAEKIGASVIPISGGNTKRQVMIMKDYGSTVLTCTPSYALNIAEVMEEMGITPEDLKLKVGIFGAEPWSDNMRKEIEHKLGILALDIYGLSEIIGPGVAIECPAKQGLHIFEDHFIPEIINPDTGEVLPYGSVGELVFTSLTKEALPMIRYRTRDISSLSLEECSCGRTHVRMKRVSGRTDDMLIIRGVNVFPSQIESVLLEIGQTEPHYQIIVDRVGTLDTIEVLVEVSASFFSDEVRRLEELEKKIRGEIETTLGLTVKVRLVEPKTIERSEGKAKRVIDRRKI, encoded by the coding sequence ATGCCAAGGGAAGAGCTGCAGGAATTACAGCTGGAACGTTTGCAGCAAACTGTAGAAAGGGCCTATCATAATGTACCCCATTACCGCAAAGCCATGCAGGAGGTGGGTGCGGAGCCCGGGGATATCAAATCGTTGCAGGACCTACAAAAATTGCCTTTTACTTATAAAACCGATCTCAGGGACAATTACCCTTACGGGATGTTTGCGGTGCCTTTGAGTGAAGTTGTCCGTATCCACTCCTCTTCCGGAACCACAGGGAAACCAACGGTTGTGGGTTATACCAGAAATGATTTAAACGTTTGGTCGGAGCTGATGGCCCGCTCTTTAACCTGCGGGGGTGCAACTAAAAACGATGTGATCCACAATGCTTACGGGTATGGCCTGTTTACCGGGGGTTTAGGCATCCATTACGGTGCTGAAAAAATAGGTGCTTCGGTAATACCCATTTCCGGCGGAAATACCAAGCGCCAGGTGATGATTATGAAGGACTATGGCAGCACGGTTTTGACTTGCACTCCTTCTTACGCTTTAAATATTGCGGAAGTGATGGAGGAGATGGGTATTACGCCCGAAGATCTGAAGTTAAAAGTAGGTATCTTTGGCGCTGAGCCATGGTCGGACAACATGCGTAAAGAGATTGAGCATAAACTGGGTATATTGGCGCTGGACATCTACGGTCTAAGTGAAATTATCGGGCCGGGTGTAGCCATAGAATGTCCGGCAAAACAGGGGCTGCATATTTTTGAAGATCACTTCATCCCGGAAATTATCAACCCTGATACCGGCGAGGTCCTGCCTTACGGCAGCGTGGGAGAGTTGGTGTTCACATCACTAACCAAAGAAGCTCTGCCCATGATCCGTTACCGCACCAGGGATATTAGTTCTTTAAGCCTGGAAGAGTGCAGCTGCGGCAGGACCCATGTGCGGATGAAACGGGTCAGCGGGCGGACTGATGACATGCTGATTATCCGGGGTGTCAACGTGTTCCCGTCCCAAATCGAAAGCGTCCTCCTGGAAATTGGCCAGACTGAGCCTCATTACCAGATTATTGTGGACAGGGTAGGTACTTTAGACACTATAGAAGTTTTGGTAGAAGTTTCTGCTTCCTTCTTTTCCGATGAGGTGCGCAGGCTGGAAGAGCTGGAGAAAAAGATCAGGGGCGAAATTGAAACTACTTTAGGTTTGACTGTGAAAGTGCGGCTGGTCGAACCGAAAACCATTGAGCGCAGTGAAGGTAAGGCTAAAAGGGTAATAGACCGGAGAAAAATATAG